From the Lathyrus oleraceus cultivar Zhongwan6 chromosome 4, CAAS_Psat_ZW6_1.0, whole genome shotgun sequence genome, one window contains:
- the LOC127074232 gene encoding non-specific lipid-transfer protein A produces the protein MKNLSMILTFLVLFLLSMEKVHGFDCGAAETSLLSCKPFLIGQDNKPPTSCCLGVRFIESSAPTVEERRAACECLKRLANQISNFRDDLAASLPELCGVHLGYTISRHMDCNNIP, from the exons ATGAAGAATTTGAGTATGATTCTGACATTTCTAGTTCTATTTCTCCTCAGTATGGAGAAAGTGCATGGTTTTGATTGTGGAGCAGCAGAGACATCTTTATTATCTTGTAAGCCATTTCTCATCGGTCAGGATAATAAGCCACCAACTAGTTGTTGCCTTGGCGTTAGATTTATAGAATCATCAGCACCCACTGTTGAAGAACGTCGTGCCGCATGTGAATGCCTAAAAAGATTGGCTAATCAAATCTCTAACTTTAGAGATGATTTAGCTGCCTCACTTCCCGAACTTTGCGGTGTTCACTTAGGTTATACTATAAGTAGACACATGGATTGCAATAA CATTCCTTGA
- the LOC127136466 gene encoding uncharacterized protein LOC127136466, whose amino-acid sequence MHKLTDKSDVYSFGVVLFEILCARPTLNPTLAKEQVSLAKWAYHCYKKGNLDQITDPYLKGKIAPECLKKFAETAMKCVNDQGIERPSMGDVLWNLEFALQFQESAEGSGSGFGGICGEDEPLFTYSKGKKDMEAMPGYDGNQPTEHAVLATILTLWLADKSGRRLLLIVSSSAMALSLLVVSISFYLKEYISPDSDLYATLSLVLVAGVVVMVIAFSLGLGAMPWIIMSEILPINIKGLAGSFATLANWFFSWLVTLTANLLLDWSSGGFSDSDFAGYKSDRKIRSSILLLFLLLRLNI is encoded by the exons ATGCATAAACTCACCGACAAATCCGACGTATACTCATTTGGTGTGGTTCTATTCGAAATACTCTGTGCTCGCCCGACTTTGAACCCGACACTTGCTAAGGAGCAAGTCAGTCTAGCTAAGTGGGCATATCATTGCTACAAAAAAGGAAACCTTGACCAAATAACAGATCCTTATCTAAAAGGCAAGATAGCTCCAGAATGTCTCAAGAAGTTTGCCGAGACCGCAATGAAGTGTGTGAACGACCAAGGCATTGAAAGGCCATCCATGGGCGATGTGTTGTGGAACCTGGAATTTGCTTTGCAGTTTCAAGAAAGCGCGGAGGGGAGTGGCAGCGGTTTTGGCGGAATATGCGGTGAAGATGAGCCATTGTTTACATATTCAAAAGGAAAGAAGGACATGGAGGCGATGCCGGGttatgatggaaatcaacctaCTGAACATGCT GTTCTTGCTACGATTTTAACTTTGTGGTTAGCAGACAAATCTGGTCGTCGGCTTTTACTTATT GTTTCTTCATCTGCAATGGCTTTGAGTCTTTTGGTTGTTTCAATATCATTCTACTTGAAg GAATATATATCACCAGATTCTGATTTATATGCGACATTGAGTCTCGTATTGGTGGCTGGAGTTGTG GTCATGGTTATTGCATTCTCTCTGGGATTAGGAGCAATGCCATGGATTATAATGTCTGAG ATTCTTCCGATTAACATCAAAGGCCTAGCTGGAAGTTTTGCAACACTTGCCAATTGGTTCTTTTCCTGGTTGGTTACATTAACAGCAAATTTGCTCTTGGATTGGAGTTCGGGAG GTTTTTCTGATTCTGATTTTGCTGGTTATAAATCAGATAGGAAAATAAGAAGCAGTATATTGTTGCTCTTTCTACTATTGAGGTTGAATATTTAG
- the LOC127136468 gene encoding uncharacterized protein LOC127136468: MYPVQYAPQPYVAAVTLAFNQLPAQAYQAPPAYRPAPVQQRAAAPPAYQQVPAAPVYQQPRAQAPRQNAQHQNRRQGERATFNPIPMSYTELYPSLLQKGLVVPRPMGPSPDRLPPWYNPNAHCPFHEGAPGHDLEGCYALKHRVRELIASKILSFKDMGPNVKNNPLPPHGNPAVNAIEDASVGVTVDKVDDVKTPLATFHARLVEAGMINVNHENCEECDTHPKGCQVVRDNIQDLMDKGVLQIFSVAKNEDVLVIEPCLNLPEPVEIPYYSGGVVPVNSKPSPVEIYAEVTEAVSEDVTNIAGMSRMSRSCRIYTPEFNVTPQGPAKESTVVTPAKEPEVVQSEDVVEFLKLIKKSDYKVVDQLHQTPSKISILSLLLNSQAHREALLKVLAQAHVTQSITVDQFDGVVANITA, encoded by the exons ATGTATCCTGTCCAATATGCTCCTCAGCCGTACGTAGCCGCTGTGACGCTCGCATTCAACCAACTGCCTGCTCAGGCTTATCAAGCGCCTCCAGCTTACCGACCAGCTCCAGTTCAACAACGTGCTGCGGCTCCTCCAGCTTATCAACAAGTACCAGCAGCTCCTGTTTACCAACAGCCAAGAGCTCAAGCGCCAAGGCAAAATGCTCAACACCAAAATAGGAGACAAGGGGAGAGGGCGACCTTCAATCCAATCCCAATGTCGTACACTGAGCTTTACCCCTCCTTGTTGCAAAAGGGTTTGGTGGTTCCCAGACCTATGGGACCTTCACCTGACCGTCTTCCTCCATGGTACAACCCTAATGCACATTGTCCTTTTCATGAAGGTGCCCCCGGGCATGACCTAGAGGGTTGCTACGCTCTAAAGCATAGGGTTCGTGAACTGATTGCGAGCAAGATCCTGTCTTTTAAGGACATGGGACCGAAtgtgaagaacaatcctcttcctCCCCATGGAAATCCTGCGGTAAATGCCATTGAAGACGCTTCTGTTGGTGTTACGGTTGATAAGGTGGATGATGTAAAGACTCCTTTGGCAACATTCCATGCCCGATTGGTGGAAGCTGGCATGATTAATGTTAATCATGAAAATTGTGAAGAGTGTGACACACACCCGAAGGGATGTCAGGTGGTACGAGACAACATTCAAGATTTGATGGATAAAGGAGTGCTTCAGATATTCAGTGTTGCGAAGAACGAAGACGTGTTGGTAATTGAACCTTGTTTAAATTTACCTGAACCAGTTGAAATCCCATATTATAGTGGTGGAGTGGTTCCAGTGAATAGTAAGCCGTCGCCTGTGGAAATAT ACGCTGAGGTGACAGAAGCTGTAAGTGAAGACGTCACCAATATTGCAGGAATGAGCAGAATGAGTCGTAGTTGTCGAATCTATACGCCTGAATTCAATGTGACTCCTCAAGGGCCAGCCAAGGAATCAACAGTTGTAACTCCTGCTAAAGAACCCGAAGTGGTTCAATCTGAAGATGTTGTTGAATTCTTGAAgttgatcaagaaaagtgactacaaggttgTGGACCAGTTGCATCAGACACCATCTAAAATCTCTATTCTATCTCTGTTATTGAACTCCCAAGCCCATAGGGAAGCTTTGTTGAAGGTTCTTGCTCAAGCTCATGTAACACAAAGCATAACAGTAGACCAATTTGATGGAGTGGTTGCAAATATCACGGCCTGA